The Dehalogenimonas sp. 4OHTPN genome window below encodes:
- a CDS encoding NfeD family protein, with translation MNIAGILLIALAIAFFIVEFFTSGYALFAAAGLLSLILGLVLIFDFAVPPWVTVTLLILILGLSVTAVILIWRRVAEAQKQKVATGHEELIGQKARVHAALQPAGKVFIQGEIWSAELASGQAEIGEEVTVTGVKGLKLFVTKNARGEQ, from the coding sequence ATGAATATCGCCGGCATCCTGCTGATCGCTCTGGCTATCGCCTTTTTTATCGTCGAATTCTTCACCTCCGGCTACGCCCTGTTCGCCGCCGCGGGATTGCTCTCCCTGATCCTCGGCCTGGTGTTAATTTTTGATTTCGCTGTCCCGCCATGGGTTACCGTCACCCTGCTCATCCTGATACTGGGCCTGTCGGTGACCGCTGTCATCCTTATCTGGCGCCGGGTCGCTGAAGCCCAAAAACAGAAGGTTGCCACCGGGCATGAGGAACTGATAGGTCAAAAAGCCCGGGTTCATGCCGCCCTGCAACCAGCCGGTAAAGTCTTTATCCAGGGAGAAATCTGGTCGGCGGAACTGGCCTCAGGCCAGGCCGAGATCGGTGAAGAGGTTACTGTCACTGGCGTAAAAGGCCTGAAATTGTTCGTAACGAAAAACGCGCGAGGAGAACAATAA
- a CDS encoding biotin--[acetyl-CoA-carboxylase] ligase: MADAILSTMNNLDYRSVEDALSGCLWDKHILTYERIGSTMDRARELAHKGAPEGTLVVAAEQTEGRGRLSRAWVSPAGSLSVSLLLYPSADKLPYLTMLAGLAAAEAIEAVALLKADIKWPNDILIDGRKVAGILVESGTARGKTYAVVGIGVNVNMDMAGWPDIAGLATSMSAESGRKIDTPRLLRAIVDEIAVFYTAFDPAALRNLWRARLITLGRRVTASGAGAAVEGVAAEVTADGALVILGDDGAEYVVVAGDVTLS; this comes from the coding sequence ATGGCCGATGCTATACTTTCAACCATGAACAATCTCGACTATCGCAGCGTAGAAGACGCCCTTTCCGGATGCCTCTGGGACAAGCACATACTTACCTACGAACGCATCGGCTCCACCATGGACCGGGCCAGAGAGTTGGCGCACAAAGGGGCGCCGGAAGGCACCCTGGTGGTGGCTGCGGAACAGACTGAAGGCCGCGGCCGGTTGTCCCGCGCCTGGGTTTCGCCGGCCGGTTCGCTGTCGGTGTCGCTGCTGCTCTACCCGTCAGCGGATAAGCTGCCCTACCTCACCATGCTGGCCGGACTGGCGGCCGCCGAGGCCATAGAGGCGGTCGCGCTGTTGAAAGCCGATATAAAGTGGCCCAATGACATTCTCATTGACGGCCGGAAAGTCGCCGGGATACTGGTTGAGAGCGGAACCGCCAGGGGCAAGACCTACGCGGTCGTCGGCATCGGCGTGAACGTTAACATGGATATGGCCGGTTGGCCGGATATAGCCGGCCTCGCCACCAGCATGTCGGCGGAGTCAGGCCGAAAAATCGACACGCCGCGGCTGCTGCGGGCGATTGTCGATGAAATAGCCGTTTTTTATACCGCTTTCGACCCGGCGGCCCTTCGTAATCTCTGGCGCGCCCGCCTGATAACCCTGGGGCGCCGGGTGACCGCCAGCGGCGCCGGAGCGGCCGTCGAGGGAGTCGCCGCTGAAGTGACCGCCGACGGCGCTTTGGTCATCCTTGGAGACGACGGCGCCGAATATGTCGTCGTCGCCGGTGATGTGACGCTGAGTTAA
- a CDS encoding ATP phosphoribosyltransferase regulatory subunit: MTQERCRGCRDLIPEQMLKFRLAESVFIDTALKWGYEEVRTPTLEYLHLFTATGTLTPGMLGQVFSFLDWDGWSGERVVMRPDGTIPIARLYTDSLTDREVARLFYVVNTFLFEEKPGSGRERWQCGAELIGGSGPLADAELARMALETLELLGLEGRIKISHSGVIQAVLAQLEPSPEARHKLFDDILDGNESVMSRLAESNPELLAGLKTLLGVTGTSSNYLSNLRSLFGYSVELEAAAGDFAATLDTLDDVGVPYEIDLASGRGFEYYTGVIFHLSVNGATVGGGGRYDNLIALMGGPSRAAAGFALYLDELMKFIDMAEYEMEEPDRFLVNFQPGDEARAFAVATDLRDADYTAEIKLGDPDVMDYDWVLNITEDGLLVLSDTETDEEFEFETVEELVEMLGGEASEE, from the coding sequence ATGACTCAAGAGAGGTGTCGCGGCTGCCGCGACCTGATCCCCGAACAAATGCTGAAATTCCGCCTGGCGGAATCCGTCTTTATTGATACTGCGCTCAAATGGGGCTACGAAGAGGTGCGCACTCCCACCCTGGAGTACCTGCACCTGTTCACCGCCACCGGCACGCTGACCCCCGGTATGCTGGGGCAGGTGTTCTCCTTCCTGGATTGGGACGGCTGGAGCGGCGAGCGCGTGGTTATGCGGCCGGACGGCACTATCCCCATCGCCCGCCTGTACACCGATTCCCTGACCGACCGCGAAGTCGCCAGGCTCTTCTATGTGGTAAACACTTTCCTCTTTGAGGAGAAGCCGGGCAGCGGCCGAGAGCGCTGGCAGTGCGGCGCGGAACTGATCGGCGGCAGCGGCCCTCTGGCCGATGCCGAACTCGCCCGCATGGCTCTTGAGACTCTGGAACTGCTCGGCCTTGAGGGCCGTATAAAAATCTCCCATTCCGGGGTCATCCAGGCGGTCTTGGCCCAGCTCGAACCGTCGCCGGAGGCTCGCCACAAATTGTTCGATGATATCCTCGACGGCAACGAGTCGGTGATGAGCCGGCTGGCCGAGTCCAATCCGGAGCTTCTAGCCGGCCTTAAGACTCTCCTTGGTGTAACCGGGACTTCATCCAACTACCTCTCCAATCTCAGGTCCCTCTTCGGCTACTCCGTGGAGTTGGAGGCAGCGGCAGGCGACTTCGCCGCCACACTCGATACACTCGACGACGTCGGTGTGCCCTACGAGATCGACCTGGCCTCCGGCCGCGGCTTTGAATACTACACCGGCGTTATCTTCCACCTTTCGGTTAATGGGGCTACGGTCGGCGGCGGCGGCCGCTATGACAACCTCATCGCCCTGATGGGCGGCCCTTCCAGGGCGGCGGCCGGCTTCGCCCTGTACCTGGACGAGCTGATGAAGTTCATTGATATGGCCGAGTATGAGATGGAAGAACCAGACCGCTTTTTGGTCAACTTCCAGCCTGGCGACGAGGCACGTGCTTTCGCCGTGGCCACTGATCTTCGGGACGCCGATTACACCGCCGAGATCAAACTTGGCGACCCAGACGTTATGGACTATGACTGGGTTCTCAACATCACAGAAGACGGCTTGCTGGTGTTGTCCGATACTGAAACAGACGAGGAGTTCGAGTTCGAGACAGTCGAAGAACTGGTTGAGATGCTGGGCGGGGAGGCCTCTGAAGAATGA
- a CDS encoding slipin family protein, which yields MEAALEALVPWLIFLLFLVIILALSVRVVSEYERGVIFRLGRLVGAKGPGIFFLIPFIDRMVKMDLRVVTMDVPAQEVITRDNVTVRVNAVIYFRVVDPQAAVVKVLDHIRATSQISQTTLRNVLGQSELDELLANREKLNDVIQDIIDKQTDPWGIKVSTVEIKEVELPETMRRSMAAQAEAERERRAKIIHAQGEFEASTKLAQAADIIAKEPVTLQLRYLQTLTEIASERNSTVIFPIPIDLISMFMKGFIKDK from the coding sequence ATGGAAGCGGCTCTTGAAGCTCTGGTACCATGGCTCATTTTCCTGCTCTTCCTGGTGATTATCCTGGCCCTTTCAGTCAGGGTTGTCTCTGAATATGAACGGGGCGTCATCTTCCGGTTGGGCCGTCTGGTGGGCGCCAAAGGTCCGGGCATTTTTTTCCTAATCCCTTTCATTGACCGCATGGTCAAAATGGACCTGCGCGTCGTGACCATGGACGTGCCGGCTCAGGAGGTCATCACCCGGGATAACGTCACCGTCCGCGTCAACGCCGTCATCTACTTCCGCGTCGTCGATCCGCAGGCGGCGGTCGTCAAAGTCCTCGATCACATCCGGGCGACGTCCCAGATTTCGCAAACCACGCTCAGGAATGTTCTGGGTCAATCGGAACTTGACGAACTCCTGGCCAACCGGGAGAAGCTGAACGACGTCATCCAGGACATCATTGACAAGCAAACCGATCCCTGGGGCATCAAGGTTTCGACAGTCGAGATAAAAGAAGTGGAACTGCCTGAGACGATGCGCCGGTCGATGGCCGCCCAGGCCGAAGCCGAACGCGAGCGCCGGGCTAAAATCATCCATGCCCAGGGCGAGTTCGAAGCCTCAACCAAACTTGCTCAGGCGGCCGACATCATCGCCAAAGAACCGGTCACGCTTCAACTGCGGTATCTGCAGACGCTGACCGAGATCGCTTCCGAGCGCAATTCGACGGTGATCTTCCCCATCCCCATCGACCTCATCAGCATGTTCATGAAGGGATTTATCAAAGACAAGTAA